The DNA sequence GGAGGCGTAGCGCACATGGGCGACGAAGGTGGCCGACCGCACCCGGCGGGCCTCCTCGGCGAAGGCGCGGTCCCGGTAGGCGGCGATGGGCGCCTTGTCGACGTGCGGGGTCCCGTCCGCCGCGAAGTGGCCCAGGCCGGTGCCGTCGGGGTCCCTGCGGCTCTGCCGGCTGAGGCTGTCGGGGGCGTCCAGCAGCCAGAACGTCGCGGAACCGCGCTGCGGGGCACTGCTGAGACCGAACAGGCGACACATGGTCCTTCTCCTTGGTCGCCAGGCGGCCGGCCCCCGCGCCCGCGAGAGCCGGCCGTCCGGTGGTGGTGGGTGGTCAGTGACGGCCGGGGCGGCGGGGGTTCTTGGTCTCCGCGCCATGGGCGAAGCCACCCGCGTCGTCGGCGTCGCGGTGCGGCTCGTGCTGCTTGTCCAGCCGGGTCAGGACCCGGCCCAGGTCCTCCAGGAGCAGGTCGGCCAGGTCGTGGCTGAACCCGTTGCGGACCACGACGCGCAGGACGGCGAGGTCCGTGCGGTTCTTCGGGAAGGTGTAGGCGGGCAGCAGCCAGCCGCGTTCGCGCAGGGCGGCGGAGACGTCGAAGACGCTGAAGTGGTCGATGCCGTCCCGGATCCGGAAGGCGAAGACGGGGAGGTCACCACCGTCGGTGAGCAGCTCGAACGGCCCGAGCCCGGCGATCTCGGCGGCCAGGCGGGTGGCCACGTCGCGGCAGGTTCGCTGGACCCGCCGGTAGCCGTCGAAGCCGAGGCGGAGGAAGTTGTAGTACTGCGCGACGACCTGGGCGCCCGGCCGGGAGAAGTTCAGCGCGAACGTGGGCATGTCTCCGCCGAGGTAGTTGACGTGGAAGACCAGGTCGTCGGGGAGGGCCTCCCGGTCGCGCCACAGCGCCCACCCGACCCCGGGCATGACCAGGCCGAACTTGTGCCCGGAGGTATTGATCGAGGCGACCCGCGGCAGCCGGAAGTCCCACTCCAGGTCGGGGTCGAGGAATGGCGCGATCATCCCGCCGGACGCCGCGTCGACGTGGACGGGGATGTCCAGGCCGGTCCGGTCCCGCAGGCCGTCCAGGGCCGCCGCGATGCCGGCGACGGGCTCGTAGCCGCCGTCGAAGGTGGAGCCGAGGACGGCGACCACGCCGATGGTGTTCTCGTCGCACAGCTCCACCGCCGTCTCGGGGGTGAGGTGGTAGCGGTCGCCCTCCATGGGCACGTAGCGGGGCTCGACCTCGAAGTAGTCGGCGAACTTCTCCCAGCAGATCTGCACGTTGATACCCATGACGAGGTTGGGCCGGTCGGTGGGCCTGCCCTCGGCGCGGCGCCGGTGCTGCCACCGCCGTTTGAGCGCCAGCCCGCCGAGCATCGCCGCCTCGCTCGACCCGGTGGTCGAGCAGCCGATCGCGTGGCGGGGGTCCTGGGCGTGCCAGAGCCGGGCGAGCATGCGCACGCACCGGTTCTCGAGTTCCGCGGTCTGCGGGTACTCGTCCTTGTCGATCATGTTCTTCTCGGCGCACTCCGCCATCAGGCGCCGCGCCTGCGGTTCGGCCCACGTGGAGACGAACGTCGCCAGGTTCTGCCGGGCGTTCCCGTCGAGCATCAGCTCGTCGTGCACCACCTGATAGGCGGTGTCCGGATGCATCTCCCCGTCCGGCAGCGCGTAGCGCGGCACCCGGACGGGCTCCCTGCTGAAGACAGGATTGACCTCCAGGTCCCTGCTCTCGCCGCGGTCGTCGCGCTCGACCGTCATACGCGCTCGGTCCTCTCCGCCCCTCCGGCGAACGCGGTCGGCCACCGGGACGGGCATGACGCAGGGCATTCACATGGCTTCACATGGTAGCGGCCGCCGCTCTTCCCCGACCGGCTCCCCGCCCGCCCCCTGGCGCCCGTCGGCAGCGCCGCGTACTCCGGTGCGCGGTGAGCTCGGGAGAGGGCTGCCCGCGCGGTCGCGGCCGCGGGCCGGGCGTCCCGACGGCCGTCCGTACGTGGACCGGCAGTAGGGTGCGGCTTCGGGGCCGGCCACCGGACGGCCCTCAGGGCCCGGCCACCGGACGGCGGAGGATGGACATGGCGTACTACGTACTGGAATACGCGCTCGTCGACGACTACGTCGAGCGCCGGGCGCCCCTGCGCGAGGAGCACCTGGGGCTCGCGCGGGAGGCGCACGAGCAGGGCGCGCTGGTCCTGGCCGGAGCTCTCGACGGGCCGATGGACCGGGCGTTGCTGGTGTGGCGGGTCGATGACCCGTCGGTCGTCGAGGAGTTCGCCGAGCGGGACCCGTATGTGCGGCAGGGGCTGGTCACGCGGTGGTCCGTGCGGCCGTGGACCGTCGTCGTGGGGTGACGCCGAGCGTCGCCGGGCATCGCCGGGCGCGTCGCGGCGCGTCGACGGCGCTCAGTCGCGCGAGTTGCCGAACAGGATGCGGTATCCGATCAGCAGGACCAGCGAGCCCCCGATGGCGGCGGCCCAGGTGGCCGCGTCGAAGAAGTGGTGGGTGACCGACCGGTGCAGGAACTTCGCCGACAGCCAGCCGCCGATGAACGAGCCCGCGATGCCGATCAGGGTGGTGCCGATGAGGCCGCCCGGGTCCCGGCCCGGGAGCAGGATCTTCGCGATCGCTCCGGCCAGCAGGCCCAGGACGATCCAGCCGATGATGCCCATGTGTGTTCCTCCGCCCTTTCCGGGGTGGCCGGCGCACGCGCCGCCGTCGGTCGTCGATGGTGAGAACGGTCGGGTAGGAGAACGGTCGGAGCCACCCCTACGGTTCCCCTGTTGCGCAAGCGCTAAAGTATGCGCGTCAGGCGGTGACATGGCGACGAGCCGGGGCGACATGACGTTCCCCCAGGTGAGAGCCGTCGTGTCAGCAAGAACCAAGGGAATCGACGGAAACGGTCGAGCCGGGCCCCGGGCGCATCCCGTGCGGTGCGCCGCGTGGGACCGGAGCGGC is a window from the Streptomyces mobaraensis genome containing:
- a CDS encoding glutamate decarboxylase, translating into MTVERDDRGESRDLEVNPVFSREPVRVPRYALPDGEMHPDTAYQVVHDELMLDGNARQNLATFVSTWAEPQARRLMAECAEKNMIDKDEYPQTAELENRCVRMLARLWHAQDPRHAIGCSTTGSSEAAMLGGLALKRRWQHRRRAEGRPTDRPNLVMGINVQICWEKFADYFEVEPRYVPMEGDRYHLTPETAVELCDENTIGVVAVLGSTFDGGYEPVAGIAAALDGLRDRTGLDIPVHVDAASGGMIAPFLDPDLEWDFRLPRVASINTSGHKFGLVMPGVGWALWRDREALPDDLVFHVNYLGGDMPTFALNFSRPGAQVVAQYYNFLRLGFDGYRRVQRTCRDVATRLAAEIAGLGPFELLTDGGDLPVFAFRIRDGIDHFSVFDVSAALRERGWLLPAYTFPKNRTDLAVLRVVVRNGFSHDLADLLLEDLGRVLTRLDKQHEPHRDADDAGGFAHGAETKNPRRPGRH
- a CDS encoding YciI-like protein; protein product: MAYYVLEYALVDDYVERRAPLREEHLGLAREAHEQGALVLAGALDGPMDRALLVWRVDDPSVVEEFAERDPYVRQGLVTRWSVRPWTVVVG
- a CDS encoding GlsB/YeaQ/YmgE family stress response membrane protein, encoding MGIIGWIVLGLLAGAIAKILLPGRDPGGLIGTTLIGIAGSFIGGWLSAKFLHRSVTHHFFDAATWAAAIGGSLVLLIGYRILFGNSRD